Proteins found in one Natronococcus occultus SP4 genomic segment:
- a CDS encoding cation-translocating P-type ATPase, with translation MSQSEQYERARSDTDGDWHSRPLEDVYADLQTSRDGLDPEEARARLEREGPNEIEASEGTSPLRILLEQYTSALIWVLIVAAIVMAGVGHLIDAGVIAGIVVFITLFGFLQDYRAEQSIQSLKEMSTTYALVSRGGEKREIDATKLVPGDVIFVESGDIVPADARIVEESNLSVDEAALTGESVGVSKGVGDVARETSLAERQNMLYKDTVVERGSGTAVVVETGPASEIGQIATALEEAEDRDTPFQAEMDSLGKLIAVGVVGIVSIIAITELVIGDTAPLQVFLTAVGIAVSAVPEGLPAVVTLSLALGARRMAEKNALVRRLPIVEALGSVDVICTDKTGTLTEEEMTVQRIVTNRETYEVTGTGYDTDGEFLRDGDPVDEDRVTEVLRCGMLCNNVDVGTRERDEADDEDAAVDVGAEERTYLGDPTEIALFVAAQKAGFDHDELDEAYPRIGEVDFTSARKRMTTVHETPDGGTVAYMKGAPETVLERCNRELVDGEVVELTDERRRELEAQTESFGEDALRVMGFAYRPEVPDSQTENPDENLEEELVFVGLQGMLDPPRPEVPDALAGCLDAGIDVVMITGDNAVTARAVGKEVGLQSARVITGPELEKMSDEKLAEVVEDVDIFARTSPEHKTRILQTLQEKGHTVAMTGDGVNDAPAVKNADVGVAMGIRGTDVTEQASDIVLLDDNFATIRDAVRGGRRIFDNVRKFVNYLLSGNGGEVTMIFTGTLAGLGLVITPIQVLWINVVTDGIPALTMGVDPAADDIMEREPRPPDEGVITERIVTSIVGIALFMTVCLLPLFTLNFYGELIPGYDVTGALLGWSPGYDVGRELAQTMVFTGFVVFEIVRIQAIRFRYGLGIFSNRWLVLAVGVAITLQLLVLYTSTGQLLFDVEPLAFVHWTQIGVAAIVFALLMAVFVKVQDRYFDRY, from the coding sequence GTGTCACAGTCAGAGCAATACGAGCGAGCCAGGTCAGACACCGACGGCGACTGGCACTCGCGCCCGCTCGAAGACGTCTACGCGGATCTGCAGACCTCACGGGATGGATTAGATCCGGAGGAAGCGCGTGCTCGCCTCGAACGAGAGGGACCGAACGAAATCGAAGCGAGTGAGGGCACCTCCCCACTTCGCATCCTCCTCGAGCAGTACACCTCGGCGCTGATCTGGGTGTTGATCGTCGCTGCGATCGTGATGGCCGGCGTCGGCCATCTGATCGACGCTGGCGTCATCGCAGGCATCGTCGTCTTCATCACGCTCTTTGGCTTCCTGCAGGATTACCGGGCCGAACAAAGCATCCAGTCGCTAAAGGAGATGTCGACGACGTACGCGCTCGTCAGTCGCGGTGGCGAGAAGCGGGAGATCGACGCCACGAAACTCGTACCTGGCGACGTGATCTTCGTCGAGTCGGGCGACATCGTTCCGGCCGACGCCCGCATCGTCGAGGAGTCGAACCTGAGCGTCGACGAAGCAGCGCTGACCGGGGAGAGCGTTGGTGTCTCGAAGGGCGTCGGTGACGTTGCCAGAGAGACCTCGCTGGCCGAACGCCAGAACATGCTCTACAAGGACACCGTCGTCGAACGCGGTTCGGGGACGGCAGTCGTCGTCGAGACCGGTCCCGCCTCCGAGATCGGCCAGATCGCGACCGCGCTCGAGGAGGCCGAGGATCGCGACACGCCGTTTCAGGCCGAGATGGACAGCCTGGGCAAGCTCATCGCGGTCGGCGTCGTCGGGATCGTCTCGATCATCGCGATCACCGAACTCGTCATCGGCGACACGGCGCCGCTACAGGTGTTCCTGACGGCAGTGGGGATCGCCGTCTCCGCAGTCCCGGAGGGACTGCCCGCGGTCGTCACCCTCTCGCTGGCGCTCGGCGCCCGCCGGATGGCCGAGAAGAACGCGCTCGTCCGTCGGCTCCCGATCGTCGAGGCGCTGGGCTCGGTCGACGTCATCTGTACCGACAAGACGGGGACACTCACCGAAGAGGAGATGACCGTCCAGCGGATCGTTACCAACCGCGAAACCTACGAGGTGACCGGCACCGGATACGACACCGACGGCGAGTTCCTCCGGGACGGCGATCCCGTCGACGAGGACCGCGTGACCGAGGTGTTGCGCTGTGGGATGCTGTGTAACAACGTCGACGTCGGAACCCGCGAACGGGACGAAGCCGACGACGAGGACGCGGCCGTCGACGTCGGAGCGGAGGAGCGAACGTATCTCGGTGATCCGACCGAGATCGCGCTGTTCGTCGCCGCACAGAAGGCCGGGTTCGACCACGACGAACTCGACGAGGCGTACCCCCGGATCGGCGAAGTGGATTTCACTTCCGCCCGAAAGCGGATGACGACCGTTCACGAGACGCCCGACGGCGGAACGGTCGCCTACATGAAAGGCGCACCCGAGACCGTCCTCGAGCGCTGTAACCGCGAGCTCGTCGACGGCGAGGTCGTCGAGCTGACCGACGAGCGCCGTCGGGAGCTCGAGGCACAGACCGAGTCGTTCGGCGAGGACGCGTTGCGTGTTATGGGCTTTGCCTATCGGCCGGAGGTCCCCGACTCACAGACCGAGAACCCGGACGAGAACCTCGAGGAAGAGCTGGTCTTCGTGGGGCTACAGGGGATGCTTGACCCGCCCCGGCCCGAAGTACCGGACGCCCTCGCGGGCTGTCTCGACGCCGGCATCGACGTCGTGATGATCACTGGCGACAACGCCGTTACCGCACGAGCGGTCGGCAAGGAGGTGGGACTGCAATCGGCGCGCGTGATCACCGGACCCGAGCTCGAGAAGATGAGCGACGAGAAGCTCGCCGAAGTCGTCGAGGACGTCGACATCTTCGCTCGCACCTCGCCCGAACACAAGACGCGCATTCTCCAGACGCTTCAGGAGAAGGGTCACACGGTCGCGATGACCGGCGACGGCGTCAACGACGCGCCCGCCGTGAAAAACGCCGACGTCGGCGTCGCTATGGGGATCCGCGGAACGGACGTCACCGAGCAGGCCTCCGACATCGTCTTGCTCGACGACAACTTCGCGACGATCCGCGACGCGGTACGGGGCGGTCGACGCATCTTCGACAACGTCCGCAAGTTCGTCAACTACCTGCTTTCCGGCAACGGTGGTGAGGTAACGATGATCTTCACGGGGACGCTCGCGGGTCTGGGCCTCGTGATTACGCCGATCCAGGTGCTCTGGATCAACGTCGTCACCGACGGTATCCCCGCGCTGACGATGGGCGTCGATCCCGCGGCCGATGACATCATGGAGCGAGAGCCACGACCGCCGGACGAAGGGGTCATTACGGAGCGGATCGTGACCTCGATCGTCGGCATCGCGCTGTTCATGACGGTCTGTCTGCTCCCGCTGTTCACGCTGAACTTCTACGGCGAGCTGATCCCGGGGTACGACGTCACCGGAGCGCTGCTGGGCTGGAGTCCCGGCTACGACGTCGGCCGCGAGCTCGCACAGACGATGGTGTTTACCGGTTTCGTCGTCTTCGAAATCGTTCGCATTCAGGCGATTCGGTTCCGGTACGGTCTCGGAATCTTCTCGAATCGGTGGCTCGTGCTCGCCGTCGGCGTTGCGATAACACTGCAGCTGCTCGTCCTCTACACGTCGACCGGACAGCTCCTGTTCGACGTCGAGCCGCTCGCGTTCGTCCACTGGACCCAGATCGGTGTCGCTGCGATCGTCTTCGCCCTGCTGATGGCCGTCTTCGTGAAGGTTCAGGACCGGTACTTCGACCGGTACTAA
- a CDS encoding helix-turn-helix domain-containing protein — MGSGVRVELRIESPAECPVVDVAAATGGTGRSIAWSADPETGRTVEEFVLESSREDADALELPVETVFTDASSEIYRFDRDADRDCPCVSIERFGCPIANVEASEDALFVTFHVAEMDEIRPLLTELRSQYEGLSVERLIRSETSRKGSNLLYVDRDVLTDRQIEVLRTALEMGYFERPRDATAGEVAAALEINRATFAEHLASAQRKLLPDIVGRREQAYDR; from the coding sequence ATGGGAAGCGGCGTTCGCGTCGAGTTACGGATCGAGTCACCCGCAGAGTGTCCGGTCGTGGACGTCGCCGCGGCGACCGGCGGGACCGGCCGATCGATCGCCTGGTCTGCCGATCCGGAGACGGGACGGACGGTCGAGGAGTTCGTCCTCGAATCGAGCAGAGAGGACGCTGACGCCCTCGAACTTCCGGTGGAGACGGTGTTTACCGACGCCTCGAGCGAGATCTACCGGTTCGACCGGGACGCCGACCGGGACTGCCCCTGTGTCTCGATCGAACGGTTCGGCTGTCCGATCGCGAACGTCGAGGCGAGCGAGGACGCGCTGTTCGTCACCTTCCACGTCGCCGAGATGGACGAGATCCGGCCCCTGCTCACGGAGCTTCGATCACAGTACGAGGGACTCTCGGTCGAACGGCTCATTCGCTCGGAGACCAGCCGGAAGGGATCGAACCTGCTATATGTCGACCGGGACGTCCTTACGGACCGCCAGATCGAGGTGCTCCGGACGGCCCTCGAGATGGGGTACTTCGAGCGACCACGGGACGCCACGGCCGGCGAGGTCGCCGCGGCGCTCGAGATCAACCGGGCGACGTTCGCAGAACATCTCGCGTCGGCCCAGCGGAAACTGCTGCCGGATATCGTGGGGAGACGAGAACAGGCGTATGATCGGTAG
- a CDS encoding P-loop NTPase produces MSTDSPTQDRNPFRAIELPDGTDPISKGIVRSFERTDGTVTVEVAVDGLGDDLAERIVEQIRGAALAVPETERVRVLPARHKDTDVELPAVDHVIAVASAKGGVGKTTVSVALARTLSARGYDVGLFDADIYGPNVPHLLEDVEGPVLTNDSGQPVPLEGEDGLQVLSPGVVGGDPPTARRGAIAYGAVENLLGQGAWSERDVLIIDMPAGSDDVVGAVVEHVPVDGAVFVTTPFDASVEDTRRTIELFDERGVAAVAGVVNMNSFACECCGERNVLFEDAVELDVPIVHGVPFDRELQRNPGGRREYDAFDELAGTVGEFLEEVLGAVPDDALELRGLPRESQVRQLSDELGATAPGDSVRAVVEDPTAVDDALRADVGGVLDAADRSPVGTTGALLELTRG; encoded by the coding sequence ATGAGCACCGATTCGCCGACCCAGGATCGGAACCCGTTTCGAGCGATCGAACTTCCCGACGGCACAGATCCGATCTCGAAGGGGATCGTCCGCTCGTTCGAGCGAACGGACGGAACGGTCACGGTCGAGGTCGCCGTCGACGGGCTCGGCGACGACCTCGCAGAACGGATCGTCGAGCAGATCCGCGGCGCCGCGCTCGCGGTGCCGGAGACCGAACGCGTCCGCGTGTTGCCGGCGCGCCACAAGGACACGGACGTCGAGCTTCCCGCCGTCGATCACGTGATCGCCGTCGCGAGCGCAAAAGGCGGCGTCGGGAAGACGACCGTCTCGGTCGCGCTCGCGCGGACGCTGTCTGCCAGGGGGTACGACGTCGGGCTCTTCGACGCGGACATCTACGGACCGAACGTTCCCCACCTCCTCGAGGACGTCGAGGGCCCGGTCCTGACGAACGACAGCGGCCAGCCGGTTCCCCTCGAGGGCGAGGACGGACTGCAGGTCCTCAGCCCCGGCGTCGTCGGTGGCGACCCGCCGACGGCCCGTCGCGGCGCGATCGCGTACGGCGCCGTCGAGAACCTGCTCGGCCAGGGCGCCTGGTCCGAGCGGGACGTGTTGATCATCGATATGCCGGCGGGATCCGACGACGTCGTCGGCGCCGTAGTCGAACACGTCCCGGTCGACGGTGCCGTCTTCGTGACGACGCCGTTCGACGCGAGCGTCGAGGACACCCGCCGGACGATCGAGCTGTTCGACGAGCGCGGCGTCGCCGCCGTCGCGGGGGTCGTCAACATGAACAGCTTCGCGTGTGAGTGTTGTGGGGAACGAAACGTCCTGTTCGAGGACGCCGTCGAACTGGACGTGCCGATCGTCCACGGTGTCCCCTTCGATCGCGAGCTCCAGCGCAACCCCGGGGGTCGCCGTGAGTACGACGCGTTCGACGAGCTCGCAGGGACGGTCGGCGAGTTCCTGGAGGAGGTCCTCGGCGCCGTCCCCGACGACGCCCTCGAGCTGCGGGGGCTGCCCCGCGAGAGCCAGGTGCGACAGTTGAGCGACGAGCTGGGTGCGACGGCGCCCGGTGACAGCGTCAGGGCCGTCGTCGAGGACCCGACGGCCGTCGACGACGCGCTTCGGGCCGACGTCGGCGGCGTTCTCGACGCGGCCGATCGCTCGCCGGTTGGGACGACCGGAGCCCTGCTCGAACTGACGCGGGGCTGA
- a CDS encoding 4Fe-4S dicluster domain-containing protein: MPQVDNWQLNREVEFPYEEARPERQWAAMFDLNKCIECQTCTLACKTTWTHEEGQEHMFWNNVETKPYGGHPVGWDKRNLEDMGAMEWDGDTYEGDTIFETEDVDWDDPDNHPTEENINEDVAGFMPDIQDDWRYPNLGEDESAGEGMEPDMHFDEDTHPIWFFYLPRICNHCTYAGCAGGCPVQAIYKRPEDGVVLIDREECEARLVCNETCPYKKAQFNPAENISQKCVGCYPKTEDGRAPQCFETCLGKIRLHGYINTPEEADDSDPMEEPTNPMDFLVHQKEIALPLYPQFGLEPNVYYIPPTTAPVDYLEQLFGPGVEDAFETYRAIGDGDEPALEGLLNLMGSTEWSITSFEVDGDEAVGYYEDDEVGRVPITEPQAERDRVEEVDGQEVYRLDIT; encoded by the coding sequence ATGCCACAAGTAGACAACTGGCAGCTGAACCGCGAGGTCGAGTTCCCCTACGAGGAGGCCCGCCCCGAGCGACAGTGGGCGGCCATGTTCGACCTGAACAAGTGTATCGAGTGTCAAACCTGCACCCTGGCCTGCAAGACGACCTGGACACACGAGGAGGGCCAGGAGCACATGTTCTGGAACAACGTCGAAACCAAACCCTACGGCGGCCACCCCGTCGGCTGGGACAAGCGGAACCTCGAGGATATGGGTGCGATGGAGTGGGACGGCGACACCTACGAGGGAGACACCATCTTCGAGACCGAGGACGTCGACTGGGACGATCCCGACAACCATCCGACAGAGGAAAACATCAACGAGGACGTCGCCGGGTTCATGCCGGACATCCAGGACGACTGGCGCTACCCCAACCTCGGCGAGGACGAGAGCGCGGGCGAGGGGATGGAACCGGATATGCACTTCGACGAGGACACGCACCCGATCTGGTTCTTCTACCTCCCTCGGATCTGCAACCACTGCACGTACGCCGGCTGCGCCGGCGGCTGTCCGGTCCAGGCGATCTACAAGCGCCCCGAGGACGGCGTCGTCCTCATCGACCGCGAGGAGTGTGAGGCGCGGCTGGTCTGCAACGAAACCTGCCCGTACAAGAAGGCCCAGTTCAACCCGGCCGAGAACATCTCCCAGAAGTGCGTCGGCTGCTACCCGAAGACCGAGGACGGACGGGCGCCGCAGTGTTTCGAGACCTGTCTCGGGAAGATCCGGCTCCACGGCTACATCAACACGCCCGAAGAGGCCGACGACAGCGATCCGATGGAGGAGCCGACGAACCCGATGGACTTCCTCGTCCACCAGAAGGAGATCGCCCTCCCGCTGTACCCGCAGTTCGGCCTCGAGCCCAACGTCTACTACATCCCGCCGACGACGGCACCGGTCGACTACCTCGAGCAGCTGTTCGGCCCCGGCGTCGAGGACGCCTTCGAGACGTACCGCGCGATCGGCGACGGCGACGAACCGGCCCTCGAGGGGCTGTTGAACCTGATGGGCAGCACCGAGTGGTCGATCACGAGCTTCGAGGTCGACGGCGACGAGGCGGTCGGCTACTACGAGGACGACGAGGTCGGTCGGGTCCCGATCACGGAGCCACAGGCCGAGCGCGACCGCGTCGAAGAGGTCGACGGACAGGAGGTCTACCGACTGGACATCACCTGA
- a CDS encoding TorD/DmsD family molecular chaperone codes for MSEFTILGGPPSERSNRTDDHDAEPEPTRELPPGDPETATARGQLYSLLALGFARPDDEFRHVLDGGEYTAGLVDAAAGIDGAVADAATAVEPPTDTDQVTRQWASLFGVEEGQSVSPYELTYLPGPLLTSVRQLADIRGFYDAFGLDVGEAMPYRADHVCYLTEFLGHCCLREARLRRRGDDEGVATVVDARGSFLEDHLGRWFWRFADEVSARDDGFYAALADLLAALVEDELETLSLEPEWVPDDPEVTEWNEDVFGDAGRDCGGCGADAAGLDEPTPGSQPNASSGDASLE; via the coding sequence ATGAGCGAGTTTACCATTCTCGGCGGCCCGCCGAGCGAACGATCGAACCGCACGGACGACCACGATGCGGAGCCGGAACCGACCCGGGAGCTGCCTCCGGGCGACCCCGAGACGGCGACCGCCCGCGGGCAGCTGTACTCGCTTCTCGCGCTCGGGTTCGCGCGTCCCGACGACGAGTTCCGGCACGTCCTCGACGGCGGGGAGTACACCGCGGGGCTCGTCGACGCCGCGGCGGGAATCGACGGCGCCGTCGCTGACGCGGCGACGGCCGTCGAACCCCCGACGGACACCGATCAGGTCACCCGGCAGTGGGCGTCGCTGTTCGGCGTCGAGGAGGGACAATCGGTCTCGCCGTACGAACTGACCTACCTCCCGGGGCCGTTACTGACCTCCGTTCGCCAGCTCGCCGACATCAGGGGGTTTTACGACGCCTTCGGGCTCGATGTTGGCGAGGCGATGCCGTACCGCGCCGACCACGTCTGTTACCTGACGGAGTTTCTCGGCCACTGCTGTCTCCGGGAGGCACGGCTGCGGCGGCGCGGCGACGACGAGGGGGTCGCGACCGTCGTCGACGCCCGCGGTTCGTTCCTCGAGGACCATCTCGGGCGGTGGTTCTGGCGGTTCGCGGACGAGGTGAGCGCGCGCGACGACGGGTTCTACGCCGCGCTGGCCGACCTGCTCGCGGCGCTCGTCGAGGACGAACTCGAGACCCTCTCGCTGGAGCCGGAGTGGGTCCCCGACGATCCCGAGGTGACGGAGTGGAACGAGGACGTCTTCGGCGACGCGGGACGGGACTGTGGTGGCTGCGGCGCCGACGCTGCGGGACTCGACGAGCCGACCCCGGGGTCGCAGCCGAACGCATCAAGCGGTGACGCGTCGCTCGAGTAG
- a CDS encoding DUF7560 family zinc ribbon protein, producing MGSDRTRYEFECSHCSEQTVVDAPVQDQLLGRGCIFCGRDVSERDFVREQ from the coding sequence ATGGGCTCCGACAGAACCCGGTACGAGTTCGAGTGTTCACACTGCAGCGAGCAGACCGTGGTCGACGCGCCGGTCCAGGACCAGCTGCTCGGAAGGGGCTGTATCTTCTGTGGACGGGACGTCTCGGAACGGGACTTCGTCCGCGAGCAGTGA